One genomic region from Vibrio cyclitrophicus encodes:
- the pgi gene encoding glucose-6-phosphate isomerase: MLKNINPTQTQAWKALTAHFESAQDMDMKELFAQDAKRFESFSTRFGSDILVDYSKNLIDAETMQHLFALANETEVKSAIEAMFSGDAINKTEGRSVLHTALRNRSDKPVMVDGKDVMPAVNAVLAKMELFTHRIVSGEWKGYTGKEITDVVNIGIGGSDLGPYMVTEALTPYKTRLNMHFVSNVDGTHIVEALKPLNPETTLFLVASKTFTTQETMTNAHSARDWFLAEAGDNAHVAKHFAALSTNATAVAEFGIDTDNMFEFWDWVGGRYSLWSAIGLSISLSIGFDNFVELLDGAHEMDNHFASTEFESNIPVILALIGVWYNNFHGAESEAILPYDQYMHRFAAYFQQGNMESNGKFVDRDGNPVEYQTGPIIWGEPGTNGQHAFYQLIHQGTKLIPSDFIAPAISHNPASDHHQKLMSNFFAQTEALAFGKTKEIVEAEFLAAGKTAEEAAELAPFKVFEGNRPTNSILVKQITPRSLGNLIAMYEHKIFVQGVIWNIFSFDQWGVELGKQLANQILPELADDAQVTSHDSSTNGLINAFKALKA, from the coding sequence ATGTTGAAAAATATCAACCCAACGCAAACACAAGCGTGGAAAGCTCTAACTGCACATTTTGAGTCTGCTCAAGATATGGATATGAAAGAACTATTTGCTCAAGATGCAAAGCGTTTCGAGAGCTTTTCTACTCGTTTCGGTTCGGACATCTTAGTGGATTACTCTAAGAACCTTATCGACGCTGAAACGATGCAGCACCTATTTGCTCTTGCAAATGAGACTGAAGTTAAGTCTGCAATTGAAGCTATGTTTAGCGGTGATGCAATCAACAAGACTGAAGGTCGTTCAGTACTTCACACTGCTCTACGTAACCGTAGCGATAAGCCAGTAATGGTTGATGGCAAAGACGTAATGCCAGCAGTTAATGCAGTACTAGCAAAAATGGAACTGTTCACACACCGTATCGTTTCTGGTGAGTGGAAAGGTTACACAGGTAAAGAGATCACTGATGTTGTCAACATCGGTATCGGCGGTTCAGACCTTGGTCCATACATGGTGACTGAAGCACTAACGCCATACAAAACGCGTCTAAACATGCACTTTGTTTCGAACGTAGATGGCACTCACATTGTTGAGGCACTTAAGCCTCTGAATCCAGAAACAACGTTATTCTTAGTGGCATCTAAAACATTTACCACTCAAGAAACAATGACGAACGCGCACTCTGCACGTGATTGGTTCTTGGCTGAAGCCGGTGACAACGCGCACGTTGCTAAACACTTCGCTGCACTATCAACTAACGCAACTGCGGTCGCTGAGTTTGGTATTGATACTGACAACATGTTCGAATTCTGGGACTGGGTTGGTGGTCGTTACTCACTATGGTCTGCGATTGGTCTGTCTATCTCTCTTTCTATCGGCTTCGATAACTTCGTTGAGCTATTAGATGGTGCTCATGAGATGGATAACCACTTTGCTTCAACTGAATTTGAAAGCAACATTCCTGTTATCCTTGCGCTTATCGGCGTTTGGTACAATAACTTCCACGGCGCTGAGTCAGAAGCGATTCTACCTTACGATCAGTACATGCACCGTTTTGCGGCTTACTTCCAACAAGGCAACATGGAATCGAATGGTAAATTCGTTGACCGTGACGGTAACCCAGTAGAATACCAAACTGGTCCTATCATCTGGGGTGAACCAGGTACAAACGGTCAGCACGCTTTCTACCAACTGATTCACCAAGGCACTAAGCTGATCCCATCAGACTTTATTGCTCCTGCTATCAGCCACAACCCAGCATCTGATCACCACCAGAAGTTGATGTCTAATTTCTTTGCTCAAACTGAAGCGCTTGCTTTCGGTAAGACAAAAGAGATAGTAGAAGCTGAATTCCTAGCGGCAGGCAAAACAGCAGAAGAAGCAGCTGAACTTGCGCCTTTCAAAGTGTTTGAAGGTAACCGTCCAACGAACTCAATTCTTGTTAAGCAAATCACTCCTCGCTCTTTAGGTAACCTAATCGCGATGTACGAGCACAAGATTTTCGTTCAAGGCGTAATCTGGAACATCTTCAGCTTCGACCAATGGGGTGTAGAGCTTGGTAAGCAACTAGCAAACCAAATTCTTCCAGAGCTTGCTGACGATGCTCAAGTTACCTCTCACGACAGCTCAACAAACGGTCTAATCAATGCATTTAAAGCGCTTAAAGCTTAA
- a CDS encoding RNA-guided endonuclease InsQ/TnpB family protein, whose translation MLRATKVRVYPTEDQAEFLIAQFGAVRFAYNKALHLKSHMYRKHGATLNPKKDIKPLLAVAKKSRKYQWLKQYDSIALQQSVINLHTAFDNFFNPKLRAKYPNFKRRHGKQSSYHCVGVKVLDGAIKLPKMKPVKANIHRGIIGKVKSITLSLSKTGKFYASILVDDGLEAPTLIHSIDKVTGIDLGLSHFAIQSNGKKEANPRFVKRAEKNLRRKQKQFSRKVKGSANRAKARLRVAKCHEKTANARADFQHKLSRTLVDKNHAVIVETLKSANMMKNRKLAKHIADASWHSFVVKLEYKLKEKGKHLVKLDQWYASSKRCHCCGHKMEEMPLSVRKWDCPSCGVTDIDRDLNAALNIRDKGLLELKAAGQSFLLMEAA comes from the coding sequence ATGTTAAGAGCAACCAAAGTACGCGTTTACCCAACAGAAGATCAGGCTGAGTTTTTAATAGCTCAGTTTGGTGCTGTGCGTTTTGCGTATAACAAAGCTCTGCATCTCAAATCTCATATGTACCGCAAGCATGGTGCTACATTGAATCCCAAAAAGGATATTAAGCCACTGCTCGCGGTTGCCAAGAAGTCACGAAAATACCAATGGCTTAAACAATATGATTCAATTGCCTTGCAGCAATCAGTCATCAACCTACACACGGCTTTTGATAACTTCTTCAATCCCAAGTTAAGAGCTAAATACCCAAACTTTAAACGCAGACATGGCAAGCAATCCAGCTACCATTGTGTTGGTGTTAAGGTTCTTGATGGTGCTATTAAACTACCCAAGATGAAGCCAGTTAAAGCCAACATCCATCGTGGGATTATTGGTAAGGTTAAAAGTATCACTCTCAGTTTGAGTAAAACAGGTAAGTTTTATGCGTCCATCCTTGTGGATGATGGCCTTGAAGCTCCTACTTTGATTCACTCAATCGATAAAGTTACTGGTATTGATTTGGGATTGTCACACTTTGCAATTCAGTCGAACGGCAAGAAAGAGGCTAACCCACGATTTGTAAAGCGTGCTGAGAAGAATCTCAGACGTAAACAGAAACAGTTTTCACGCAAGGTCAAAGGTAGCGCAAACAGAGCTAAAGCTCGCTTGCGTGTCGCAAAGTGCCACGAAAAAACAGCGAACGCTCGCGCTGATTTCCAACATAAACTATCTCGAACACTCGTAGACAAAAACCACGCTGTGATTGTAGAGACACTGAAATCAGCCAATATGATGAAAAACCGCAAACTAGCCAAACACATAGCCGATGCCTCATGGCATAGCTTTGTTGTTAAATTGGAGTATAAGTTGAAAGAGAAAGGCAAGCATCTTGTTAAACTCGATCAGTGGTACGCCAGCTCTAAAAGATGCCATTGTTGCGGTCATAAAATGGAAGAAATGCCGCTATCAGTTCGCAAATGGGATTGTCCCTCTTGTGGCGTTACAGATATAGATCGGGATCTAAATGCCGCTCTTAATATCCGTGATAAAGGCCTTCTAGAATTAAAGGCGGCTGGACAGTCGTTTCTGCTTATGGAAGCTGCGTAA
- a CDS encoding secondary thiamine-phosphate synthase enzyme YjbQ: MTDEIEQQINDINSLSVGLLHLFLQHTSASLTLNENADPTVRRDMESHFNKFVPERAAYYRHTYEGDDDMPAHIKASTLGTSVTIPITNGRLALGTWQGIYLGEHRDCGGSRTVIATIQGE; this comes from the coding sequence ATTACTGATGAAATTGAACAACAGATAAACGATATCAATTCTCTATCTGTTGGTTTATTACATCTTTTTCTTCAACATACTTCTGCCAGCCTCACACTCAATGAGAACGCCGATCCGACGGTTCGCCGCGACATGGAATCACACTTCAATAAGTTCGTACCCGAGCGAGCCGCTTATTACAGACACACCTATGAAGGTGATGATGACATGCCTGCTCATATTAAAGCATCGACACTTGGCACCAGTGTGACAATTCCGATAACCAACGGTCGTTTAGCTTTGGGAACATGGCAGGGAATATACTTGGGTGAACACCGTGATTGTGGTGGCAGCCGCACAGTGATTGCGACTATTCAAGGTGAGTAG
- a CDS encoding BamA/TamA family outer membrane protein yields MFKRTSRYWLMSAMAVTGVSFSSSVLSKEKDSAFVPFYFSTETMGNTFGVAGVAKGVWQPQAALFGMALYSDKDSYVGFLSAFNYALSENILFSTQMYQARFNDNPYYIGSQGDNDSSIDDKTIVDGLEQNYQFEFKYLLPWGNVAEHGLLGAFQPIKEVSFASPVESGVSSILFTPFYTARELEGLNNTEEATGFSLAFDWDNRDSTRNPTKGSHTNLEFTTGAESWSNDDLWLKWTFQNSQYFALGPLGDLFDQQVVALDFYTADTPTWDNCSGQDCARPPETEQARLGGLYRLRGYTGGRYHGRSAVHYSAEYRVLPDWQPLGDIPLINYYDLPWWQWVAFAEVGRVADEYDIKELHTDMKWSLGGAVRFQVEGIVVRAELARGGDEGTFRVMINQPF; encoded by the coding sequence ATGTTCAAGCGAACTTCTCGATACTGGTTAATGTCTGCAATGGCAGTAACTGGTGTCAGCTTTTCTTCTTCTGTTCTAAGTAAAGAAAAAGACTCCGCTTTTGTTCCTTTCTATTTCAGTACTGAAACCATGGGCAATACCTTTGGGGTTGCTGGTGTCGCAAAGGGCGTTTGGCAACCTCAAGCGGCTCTGTTTGGTATGGCTTTGTATTCAGACAAAGACAGCTATGTCGGTTTTCTATCGGCCTTTAATTATGCCTTGTCTGAGAATATCTTGTTTAGTACTCAGATGTACCAAGCGCGCTTCAACGACAATCCTTATTATATTGGCTCTCAAGGCGATAACGATTCATCTATCGATGACAAAACTATAGTTGATGGCTTAGAGCAGAATTATCAGTTTGAATTTAAGTATCTGCTGCCTTGGGGCAATGTTGCAGAGCATGGCTTACTCGGCGCGTTTCAACCAATCAAAGAGGTCAGTTTTGCTTCGCCAGTCGAATCGGGTGTCAGTTCGATTTTATTTACGCCTTTTTATACTGCTCGTGAGCTAGAAGGTTTAAATAATACTGAAGAGGCGACCGGTTTTAGTTTGGCGTTCGATTGGGATAATCGTGATAGCACACGTAACCCAACCAAAGGATCTCATACCAACCTTGAGTTCACTACGGGCGCTGAAAGTTGGTCTAACGACGATTTGTGGCTGAAATGGACTTTTCAAAACAGTCAGTACTTCGCTTTAGGTCCTCTAGGAGACTTGTTCGACCAACAAGTTGTGGCACTCGATTTCTATACTGCTGATACACCAACCTGGGATAACTGTTCTGGGCAGGATTGTGCTCGTCCACCGGAAACAGAACAAGCTCGATTGGGTGGTTTGTATCGTTTACGTGGTTATACCGGAGGTCGATATCATGGGCGATCTGCTGTTCACTATTCTGCAGAGTATCGAGTGCTCCCAGATTGGCAGCCACTCGGTGATATTCCGCTGATCAACTACTACGACCTGCCTTGGTGGCAATGGGTTGCATTCGCCGAAGTAGGGCGTGTGGCTGATGAGTACGATATCAAAGAATTGCACACCGATATGAAATGGAGCTTAGGCGGCGCGGTTCGTTTTCAAGTGGAAGGCATTGTTGTTCGTGCCGAATTAGCGCGAGGCGGTGATGAAGGGACCTTTAGGGTTATGATAAACCAGCCCTTCTAA
- the alr gene encoding alanine racemase: MTYMKAATASIDLNALEHNLNQIKSKAPQCKVMSVVKANGYGHGLLHIAKHSKSSDAFGVARIEEALQLRAGGIVKPILLLEGFYSSGDLPILVTNNIQTVVHCEEQLSALENADLETPVVVWLKVDSGMHRLGVRPEQYQNFVERLHQCPNVAKPLRYMSHFGCADELDRSTTVEQTELFLSLTDGCEGERSLAASAGLLAWPDSHLDWVRPGIISYGVSPFVDKSAQELGFLPVMTLTSHLIAVRDVKAGESVGYGGNWTSERDTKVGVIAIGYGDGYPRTAPNGTPVFVNGRKVPIAGRVSMDMLTVDLGPDATDKVSDEATLWGKDLPSEEVAEHIGTIAYELVTKLTSRVAMEYVK; the protein is encoded by the coding sequence ATGACTTACATGAAAGCGGCGACGGCGAGCATTGACTTAAACGCGCTCGAACATAACCTGAACCAGATAAAGTCGAAAGCGCCTCAGTGCAAGGTAATGTCCGTTGTGAAAGCGAATGGCTACGGACACGGCTTACTGCATATCGCTAAGCATTCAAAAAGTTCTGATGCTTTTGGTGTGGCGCGTATTGAAGAAGCATTACAACTTCGTGCTGGTGGCATAGTTAAACCTATTTTGTTGCTGGAAGGCTTTTACTCTTCGGGTGACTTACCCATTCTAGTAACCAATAACATTCAAACCGTGGTGCATTGTGAAGAGCAATTAAGCGCGCTAGAGAATGCCGATTTGGAAACACCTGTTGTGGTATGGTTAAAAGTCGACAGTGGTATGCATCGTTTAGGTGTTCGTCCTGAGCAATACCAGAACTTTGTTGAGCGTTTGCATCAATGCCCAAATGTGGCAAAGCCATTGCGCTACATGAGCCATTTTGGATGTGCTGACGAGTTAGATAGAAGCACAACAGTTGAGCAGACTGAGCTTTTCTTATCTCTTACCGACGGTTGTGAAGGGGAGCGTTCACTTGCGGCCTCTGCAGGTCTATTAGCTTGGCCTGATAGTCATCTTGATTGGGTTCGCCCCGGAATCATCTCTTATGGTGTTTCTCCGTTTGTTGATAAATCAGCGCAAGAGCTGGGCTTTTTGCCGGTGATGACTCTGACTTCACACTTAATTGCGGTTCGTGATGTGAAGGCTGGTGAGAGTGTAGGTTATGGTGGTAACTGGACCAGTGAGCGTGATACCAAGGTTGGTGTTATCGCAATTGGTTACGGCGATGGTTATCCTCGCACTGCACCTAACGGCACCCCAGTATTCGTTAATGGTAGAAAAGTACCAATCGCAGGGCGTGTCTCCATGGATATGCTAACGGTTGACCTTGGTCCTGATGCTACGGATAAAGTGAGTGACGAAGCGACGCTTTGGGGTAAAGACTTACCCTCAGAAGAAGTGGCTGAACATATCGGCACTATCGCTTACGAACTCGTGACTAAACTGACGTCTCGCGTGGCGATGGAATACGTAAAATAG
- a CDS encoding replicative DNA helicase: protein MDTKSQKSANDQVDAIKVPPHSLEAEQSVIGGLLLDNERWDTVAEKVVAKDFYSRPHRLIFEAVKDILEESSPLDLITLSEHLELREQLEEVGGFAYLADLAKNTPSAANINAYADIVAQRALVRSLIGVANEIADSGYDPQGRTSEELVDLAESKVFAIAEGRASENEGPQNVDSILEKTLERIEILYKTPQDGVTGVDTGFNDLNKKTAGLQGSDLIIVAARPSMGKTTFAMNLCENAAMKQDKPVLIFSLEMPAEQLMMRMLASLSRVDQTKIRTGQLDDEDWARISSSMGILMDKKNMYIDDSSGLTPTEVRSRARRIAREHDGISMIMIDYLQLMRVPSLSDNRTLEIAEISRSLKALAKELNVPVVALSQLNRSLEQRADKRPVNSDLRESGSIEQDADLIMFIYRDEVYNPDSSLKGIAEIILGKQRNGPIGSVRLTFQGQHSRFDNYAGPAFDDE from the coding sequence GTGGATACCAAAAGTCAGAAATCAGCCAACGATCAGGTGGACGCCATCAAGGTCCCGCCACATTCATTAGAAGCTGAGCAATCTGTTATTGGCGGTTTGTTATTGGATAACGAACGCTGGGATACAGTTGCCGAAAAGGTTGTGGCCAAAGACTTTTATAGTCGTCCTCACCGTCTGATCTTTGAAGCGGTAAAAGATATCCTTGAAGAAAGTTCTCCTTTGGATCTTATTACACTCTCTGAACATCTAGAGCTGCGTGAGCAACTTGAAGAAGTGGGTGGCTTTGCTTACCTTGCTGACCTAGCTAAAAATACCCCAAGTGCGGCGAACATTAACGCTTACGCGGATATCGTGGCACAACGTGCGTTGGTACGTAGTCTGATTGGTGTTGCGAATGAGATTGCTGATTCTGGTTACGATCCTCAAGGTCGTACATCGGAAGAGCTTGTTGATCTGGCTGAGAGTAAGGTCTTTGCGATTGCAGAAGGTCGAGCAAGTGAAAACGAAGGTCCACAAAACGTTGATAGTATTCTAGAGAAGACTCTGGAACGAATCGAGATCCTATATAAAACACCACAAGATGGTGTGACTGGTGTCGATACTGGCTTTAACGACCTCAATAAGAAAACAGCAGGCCTACAAGGTTCTGACTTAATTATTGTCGCCGCTCGTCCATCGATGGGTAAAACCACGTTTGCGATGAACTTGTGTGAAAACGCGGCGATGAAGCAAGATAAGCCAGTGTTAATCTTCTCGTTAGAGATGCCAGCTGAACAGCTAATGATGCGTATGCTTGCGTCACTTTCTCGCGTAGACCAAACCAAGATTCGTACCGGTCAATTGGACGATGAAGATTGGGCTCGTATCTCGTCGAGTATGGGTATTCTGATGGATAAGAAGAATATGTATATCGATGACAGCTCGGGTCTGACACCAACAGAAGTACGTTCTCGTGCTCGACGTATTGCTCGTGAGCATGATGGTATTTCCATGATCATGATAGATTACCTTCAATTAATGCGTGTACCTTCGTTATCTGATAACCGTACTCTTGAAATCGCCGAGATTTCTCGCTCATTGAAAGCGCTCGCAAAAGAGCTCAACGTTCCGGTTGTTGCACTTTCTCAGCTTAACCGTTCCCTAGAGCAACGTGCTGATAAGCGTCCAGTAAACTCGGATTTGCGTGAATCAGGTTCGATTGAGCAAGATGCCGATTTGATCATGTTCATCTATCGTGATGAGGTTTATAACCCAGACAGTTCATTGAAAGGCATCGCTGAGATTATCCTGGGTAAGCAGCGTAACGGCCCGATCGGTTCGGTTCGTCTGACATTCCAAGGGCAACACTCCCGATTTGATAACTATGCAGGCCCTGCATTTGATGATGAGTAA
- a CDS encoding DUF481 domain-containing protein — MSKLLALSTGLLSSSLLSIGLLSTPLALADDTKASVDSILDSIVVPETTAEPIVVAPTPEEKELDIAPSDTADTELPNPLKTEVEFGYQSHTGNSDSRSLNARLNGEYTAGRHRTSGEWKYYNLYKDGEEDKRQSTYSAQSDYKLSPKTYLYGSFKGVDSRYSAYFKDYTVSSGLGYQFSNTEEFVLEVEVGPGFRYQEPNLDELDDDDIIFPEIVEEAIFRGNVNTSWQVLKNLQFKADVTLVSGHSNLKFDTELEAINDITDNIALKIAHSRQYHDKVPEGLSKEDSVLSINLLFQF; from the coding sequence GTGTCCAAATTATTGGCTCTGAGCACTGGTCTTCTGAGCTCTAGTCTTCTAAGCATCGGTCTCCTGAGCACTCCGTTGGCCTTAGCTGATGATACTAAAGCCTCTGTTGATTCTATTCTCGACTCTATAGTAGTACCAGAAACTACAGCTGAGCCGATCGTCGTTGCACCGACACCTGAAGAAAAAGAGTTGGATATCGCACCAAGTGATACGGCTGATACAGAGCTGCCTAACCCACTAAAGACTGAGGTCGAATTTGGATATCAGTCGCATACTGGTAATTCGGATTCACGATCGCTTAACGCACGCCTGAACGGTGAGTATACAGCTGGTCGTCATAGAACCAGTGGCGAATGGAAATACTACAATCTCTATAAAGATGGTGAGGAAGATAAAAGGCAATCGACTTACTCGGCTCAGAGTGACTACAAGTTAAGTCCTAAAACCTACCTTTACGGCAGCTTCAAAGGTGTTGATTCACGATACAGTGCTTACTTTAAGGACTATACCGTTTCGAGTGGTCTGGGTTATCAGTTTTCGAATACCGAAGAGTTTGTTTTGGAAGTGGAAGTCGGGCCGGGTTTTCGTTATCAAGAACCGAATCTCGATGAACTAGACGACGATGACATCATCTTTCCTGAAATTGTTGAAGAAGCGATTTTCCGTGGCAATGTGAATACATCATGGCAGGTGTTGAAGAACTTGCAGTTTAAAGCGGACGTGACGTTAGTGTCTGGTCACAGCAACCTTAAGTTTGATACCGAATTAGAAGCCATCAATGATATCACTGACAATATCGCGCTGAAGATCGCTCACTCTCGTCAATACCACGACAAAGTTCCTGAAGGATTAAGCAAAGAAGACTCTGTGCTGTCGATTAACCTACTCTTTCAATTCTAA
- the rplI gene encoding 50S ribosomal protein L9, whose protein sequence is MQVILLDKIGNLGGLGDQVNVKSGYARNFLIPQGKAVMATKDNVAMFETRRAELEAKVAEQLAAAEARAESVNTLEGVTIASKAGDEGKLFGSIGTRDIADAITAAGVAVAKSEVRLPEGALRNIGEFEVSIQLHSEVFATAKIAIVAAE, encoded by the coding sequence ATGCAAGTTATTCTACTTGATAAGATCGGTAACCTAGGTGGCCTTGGCGACCAAGTAAACGTTAAATCTGGTTACGCTCGTAACTTCCTTATCCCACAGGGTAAAGCAGTTATGGCAACTAAAGACAACGTTGCTATGTTCGAAACTCGTCGTGCTGAACTAGAAGCTAAAGTTGCTGAGCAACTAGCTGCTGCTGAAGCTCGTGCAGAGAGCGTTAACACTCTAGAAGGCGTTACAATCGCTTCTAAAGCTGGTGACGAAGGTAAACTATTCGGTTCTATCGGTACTCGTGACATCGCTGACGCTATTACAGCGGCAGGTGTTGCAGTAGCTAAGAGCGAAGTACGCCTACCTGAAGGCGCTCTACGTAACATCGGCGAATTCGAAGTAAGCATCCAACTTCACTCTGAAGTTTTTGCTACTGCGAAAATCGCTATCGTTGCAGCTGAGTAA
- the rpsR gene encoding 30S ribosomal protein S18, whose protein sequence is MARFFRRRKFCRFTAEGVQEIDYKDVATLKNYITEAGKIVPSRITGTSAKYQRQLARAIKRSRYLALLPYTDKHQ, encoded by the coding sequence ATGGCTCGTTTCTTCCGTCGTCGTAAATTCTGCCGTTTCACTGCAGAAGGCGTACAAGAGATTGACTACAAAGACGTAGCAACTCTTAAAAACTACATCACTGAAGCTGGTAAAATCGTACCTAGCCGTATCACTGGTACAAGCGCTAAGTACCAGCGTCAACTAGCTCGCGCTATCAAGCGTTCTCGTTACCTAGCTCTACTACCGTACACTGACAAGCATCAGTAA
- the rpsF gene encoding 30S ribosomal protein S6: MRHYEIVFMVHPDQSEQVAGMIERYTGSITEAGGTIHRLEDWGRRQMAYPINKLHKAHYVLMNVEAGQEVIDELETAFRFNDAVLRNMIMRTKGAVTEQSIMLKQKEERAERAPRREERTEAKPEAAAE, encoded by the coding sequence ATGCGTCATTACGAAATCGTATTCATGGTTCACCCTGATCAAAGCGAGCAAGTTGCTGGCATGATCGAGCGTTACACTGGTTCTATCACTGAAGCTGGCGGTACTATCCACCGTCTAGAAGACTGGGGTCGTCGTCAAATGGCTTACCCAATCAACAAGCTTCACAAAGCTCACTACGTTCTTATGAACGTTGAAGCTGGTCAAGAAGTGATTGACGAGCTAGAAACTGCTTTCCGTTTCAACGATGCAGTTCTACGTAACATGATCATGCGCACTAAAGGCGCTGTGACTGAGCAATCTATTATGCTTAAGCAAAAAGAAGAGCGTGCAGAGCGTGCTCCTCGTCGCGAAGAGCGTACAGAAGCTAAACCAGAAGCAGCTGCTGAGTAA
- the rlmB gene encoding 23S rRNA (guanosine(2251)-2'-O)-methyltransferase RlmB, whose amino-acid sequence MSNEFIYGIHAVKAVLEKDPARFIEAYVLKGRQDERLLPLLNQLQQFGVSIQQMGRKPLDEKSQGANHQGIIAKVKPAKQLNETHLDDILAQHEQPLLLVLDGVTDPHNLGACLRNADAAGVAAVIVPKDRSSPLTATVSKVACGAAETVPLVRVTNLARTMRALQEQGVWFVGTAGEATHDIYQAKLTGPLAVVMGAEGDGMRRLTRETCDDLIKIPMAGSVSSLNVSVASGICLFEAVRQRLAQ is encoded by the coding sequence ATGAGTAACGAATTTATTTACGGTATTCACGCGGTGAAAGCCGTACTAGAAAAAGATCCTGCGCGCTTTATCGAAGCTTATGTATTGAAGGGCCGCCAAGACGAGCGTCTTCTTCCATTACTGAACCAACTGCAGCAGTTTGGTGTGTCGATTCAACAGATGGGTCGTAAGCCGCTTGATGAAAAATCACAAGGCGCGAATCACCAAGGCATTATCGCTAAGGTGAAACCTGCTAAGCAGCTTAATGAAACTCACCTAGACGACATCCTAGCGCAGCACGAACAACCGTTACTGTTGGTTCTAGATGGTGTAACAGATCCGCACAACCTAGGCGCTTGTCTGCGTAACGCAGATGCGGCGGGTGTTGCTGCGGTTATCGTACCGAAAGACCGTTCTTCGCCTTTAACGGCAACGGTTAGCAAGGTAGCGTGTGGTGCGGCTGAAACGGTTCCTCTAGTACGTGTAACTAACCTTGCTCGTACTATGCGTGCATTGCAAGAACAAGGCGTATGGTTCGTAGGTACAGCCGGCGAAGCAACGCATGATATCTACCAAGCGAAACTAACAGGCCCACTTGCAGTTGTGATGGGAGCCGAAGGTGACGGTATGCGTCGTTTAACTCGTGAAACTTGTGATGATCTGATTAAGATTCCAATGGCAGGTAGCGTATCGAGCTTAAATGTTTCTGTGGCGTCGGGTATTTGCCTGTTCGAAGCGGTAAGACAGCGTTTAGCTCAGTAA